One Thiohalomonas denitrificans DNA segment encodes these proteins:
- a CDS encoding FAD-dependent oxidoreductase has protein sequence MVDTVATEEEQPYWTAGAPSEIYAPLPGLTRCEVAIIGGGIVGLTVAERLKKAGRHVVLVENGRVGAQVTGRSTAKVTALHGLVYDDLIQKHGFDAASEYADASRGAIRYVEERTHEFSIDCDLTRSAAYTISEKGAQREAIDREVDAMQRLGLPVERVTEANSPIAFDSGVVLPDQFQFQPYRYVVGLARAVHGDSTLLHEGTRAYSIRAGSPNEVVTDHGMIKADHVVIATNLPFMDRGLFFAKASPRQHVVLAARLPDESALEGMFLNVDEPRYSFRRHQSPEGPVLILTGAGSRPGHHSASQRLSDLKRLAAERFGTTEVLGWWFNEDYDSVDRLPYVGPLTPVTPGILVATGFSAWGLTNGTASAQMLARHILGEADVTKTPFSSGRWNLRSAGRKLLDINLHVGREFVEDRGKALASWDASTLAAGEGGICRRHGRSVAAYRDSEGELHLLSPRCTHLNCYVSWNGEARTWECPCHGSVFAHDGRMIHGPAVRDMKRLD, from the coding sequence ATGGTGGACACTGTGGCGACGGAAGAGGAGCAGCCTTACTGGACGGCCGGGGCGCCATCGGAAATTTATGCCCCCTTACCCGGGCTCACCCGATGCGAAGTGGCCATCATTGGTGGCGGCATCGTCGGACTGACGGTGGCGGAGCGCCTGAAAAAGGCCGGGCGCCATGTCGTCCTGGTAGAAAACGGACGCGTGGGTGCGCAGGTGACGGGTCGCTCCACAGCCAAGGTGACGGCACTGCACGGGCTCGTCTATGACGATCTCATCCAGAAGCACGGGTTCGATGCCGCCAGCGAGTATGCCGATGCCAGCCGGGGCGCGATCCGGTATGTGGAAGAGCGGACCCACGAGTTCAGTATCGATTGCGATCTGACCCGTTCGGCGGCTTACACGATCAGTGAAAAGGGTGCGCAGCGTGAGGCCATCGACCGGGAGGTCGATGCGATGCAACGGCTGGGACTTCCGGTGGAGAGGGTCACTGAAGCGAACTCCCCGATCGCGTTTGACAGCGGCGTGGTGCTGCCCGATCAATTTCAGTTTCAGCCGTACCGCTATGTGGTCGGTTTGGCCCGGGCGGTTCACGGCGACAGTACCCTCCTGCACGAAGGAACCCGCGCCTACTCGATTCGCGCCGGTTCGCCGAACGAGGTGGTTACCGACCACGGGATGATCAAGGCCGACCACGTCGTGATCGCCACCAACCTGCCGTTCATGGACCGGGGACTCTTTTTTGCCAAGGCTTCCCCCCGCCAGCACGTGGTTCTTGCAGCACGGCTTCCGGACGAGAGTGCTCTGGAGGGCATGTTTCTCAATGTCGACGAACCCCGCTACTCCTTCCGTCGCCACCAAAGTCCGGAGGGGCCGGTGCTCATCCTCACCGGTGCGGGTAGCCGTCCCGGCCACCATTCTGCCTCGCAACGGCTCTCCGATCTAAAACGTCTGGCGGCGGAGCGCTTCGGGACGACGGAGGTGCTTGGCTGGTGGTTCAATGAAGACTATGACTCGGTGGACCGTCTTCCCTATGTGGGTCCCCTGACTCCGGTGACGCCCGGGATCCTGGTGGCCACCGGGTTTTCCGCCTGGGGACTGACCAATGGCACCGCCTCTGCACAGATGCTGGCAAGGCATATCCTGGGCGAGGCGGACGTAACGAAAACGCCGTTTTCATCCGGCCGCTGGAATCTTCGATCGGCAGGGAGAAAGTTGCTGGACATAAATCTTCATGTGGGACGTGAATTTGTCGAGGATCGGGGCAAGGCGCTGGCTTCATGGGATGCGAGCACCCTTGCCGCAGGGGAGGGGGGTATCTGTCGTCGACACGGCCGTTCGGTCGCTGCCTACCGCGACAGTGAGGGCGAGTTGCATCTCCTGTCACCACGCTGTACCCACCTGAACTGTTACGTCTCCTGGAATGGCGAGGCGCGCACCTGGGAGTGTCCCTGCCACGGTTCGGTTTTTGCCCATGACGGGCGAATGATCCACGGCCCGGCGGTACGGGACATGAAACGCCTGGATTAA
- a CDS encoding YqaE/Pmp3 family membrane protein, translating to MAVTVGDPFKILFAVLLPPLGVFLEVGLTKHFWLNVVLTILGYLPGIVHALYIILKR from the coding sequence ATGGCTGTGACCGTTGGTGATCCGTTCAAGATCCTGTTTGCGGTGCTTCTGCCGCCCCTTGGCGTTTTCCTGGAAGTCGGGTTGACGAAGCATTTCTGGCTGAATGTGGTGCTGACCATTCTGGGTTACCTTCCCGGTATCGTTCATGCCCTCTATATCATCCTGAAGCGTTAA
- a CDS encoding GlcG/HbpS family heme-binding protein translates to MKYMHLLMLVPSLMFLSAPVAADDIIQVRRLSMEMAHDIARGAVEACRDEGYQVTAVVVDRDGFEQMVMRDTLAPRFTLQIARDKANAVILSGVDSSTFRYNRQDIREEMNHVDGILVLEGGVPIRAAGSLVGAVGISGAPGGDKDAVCAKAGVAEVQERLDFAD, encoded by the coding sequence ATGAAGTACATGCACCTCTTAATGCTGGTCCCGTCGCTGATGTTTCTTTCCGCACCAGTGGCGGCGGATGACATCATCCAGGTACGGCGACTCTCCATGGAAATGGCCCACGATATCGCCCGGGGTGCCGTCGAAGCCTGCCGCGACGAGGGCTATCAGGTGACCGCCGTGGTGGTGGATCGCGATGGCTTCGAACAGATGGTCATGCGCGACACCCTGGCCCCGCGCTTTACCCTGCAAATCGCCCGGGACAAGGCGAATGCCGTCATTCTCTCCGGCGTGGATTCCAGCACCTTTCGCTACAACCGGCAGGATATCCGTGAAGAGATGAATCACGTGGATGGCATCCTGGTTCTCGAAGGGGGTGTTCCGATCCGGGCGGCCGGTTCTCTGGTCGGGGCGGTCGGCATCAGCGGCGCCCCCGGTGGGGACAAGGATGCCGTCTGTGCCAAAGCCGGTGTCGCTGAGGTGCAGGAGCGCCTGGACTTCGCTGACTGA
- the recQ gene encoding DNA helicase RecQ: protein MDLRKILHSVFGYETFRPPQDEVMASVVQGQDVLVLMPTGGGKSLCYQIPAIARRGVGVVISPLIALMEDQVTALRQAGVKAAFLNSTLDRAEADHVEEQLLRGDLDLLYVAPERLMTARFLSLLERASVALFAIDEAHCVSQWGHDFRPEYIQLAILAERFPGIPRIALTATADEITRREIIERLRLGNARVFISSFDRPNIHYRLAQRRSPREQLLRFIREEHPGEAGIVYCMTRKRVEATAEWLAEQGVTALPYHAGLPAETRQSNQARFRNEEGVVVVATIAFGMGIDKPDVRFVAHLNLPKSLEAYYQETGRAGRDGLPADAWMVYGLDDVITLRQMLESSETDDAHKRVERHKLEAMLAFCEQTDCRRRSLLGYFGEQRDEPCGNCDSCLEPPETWDATVPAQKALSVIHRTEQRFGVNYLIDVLLGKEDERIRRFGHDRQSTFGIGSELTGTEWRGLFRQLIARGYIAVDVQGHGSLQLTENCRPVLRGEEKLLLRKERKPTRKRSRTEKPATRFTDESDRRLWAALRERRRELAAEQGVPPYVVFHDATLVEMVTERPTDRKELFEIQGVGEKKIEAYGEAFLKVIRQHLAAEIDT, encoded by the coding sequence ATGGACCTGCGCAAAATCCTTCACTCCGTATTCGGTTATGAGACCTTCCGGCCACCCCAGGATGAGGTGATGGCCTCCGTGGTCCAGGGACAGGACGTGCTCGTCCTGATGCCGACAGGGGGTGGCAAATCACTTTGCTATCAGATCCCCGCCATTGCCCGCCGTGGCGTCGGAGTGGTGATCTCGCCGCTGATAGCCCTGATGGAAGACCAGGTGACCGCTCTGCGCCAGGCGGGCGTCAAGGCGGCGTTCCTCAATTCCACTCTCGACCGCGCCGAGGCGGACCACGTCGAGGAGCAGCTCCTGCGGGGCGACCTGGACCTGCTCTACGTGGCCCCCGAACGGTTGATGACCGCTCGCTTTCTATCCCTGCTGGAGCGGGCCAGCGTAGCGCTGTTCGCCATTGATGAGGCGCATTGCGTCTCCCAGTGGGGGCACGACTTTCGACCCGAATACATCCAGCTCGCCATACTGGCCGAGCGCTTTCCCGGCATCCCGCGTATCGCCCTGACCGCTACCGCCGATGAGATCACCCGCCGCGAGATCATCGAGCGGCTTCGACTCGGTAATGCACGGGTCTTCATCAGCAGCTTCGACCGGCCCAATATCCACTACCGGCTGGCACAGCGGCGCAGTCCCCGCGAACAGCTGCTCCGCTTCATCCGTGAGGAGCATCCGGGTGAGGCCGGCATTGTCTACTGCATGACCCGAAAACGGGTAGAGGCCACCGCCGAATGGCTGGCGGAGCAGGGCGTCACGGCGCTTCCCTATCACGCCGGCCTGCCCGCCGAGACCCGCCAGTCCAATCAGGCGCGCTTCCGCAACGAGGAGGGCGTGGTGGTGGTGGCGACCATCGCCTTCGGCATGGGGATCGACAAACCCGATGTGCGTTTCGTGGCTCACCTCAATCTGCCCAAAAGCCTGGAGGCCTACTATCAGGAAACCGGCCGGGCAGGGCGCGACGGACTCCCCGCCGATGCCTGGATGGTCTACGGACTGGACGATGTCATTACCCTGCGCCAGATGCTGGAGAGCTCCGAGACGGATGACGCTCACAAGCGCGTCGAGCGCCACAAACTGGAGGCGATGCTCGCCTTCTGCGAACAGACCGACTGCCGCCGTCGTTCCCTGCTTGGTTATTTCGGTGAACAGCGGGATGAGCCTTGCGGTAACTGCGACAGCTGCCTGGAGCCGCCCGAAACCTGGGATGCCACCGTGCCGGCCCAGAAGGCCCTTTCGGTGATACATCGGACGGAACAGCGCTTCGGTGTCAATTACCTCATCGATGTGCTGCTCGGCAAGGAGGATGAGCGTATTCGTCGCTTCGGCCATGACAGGCAGAGCACCTTCGGCATCGGGTCGGAACTGACCGGTACGGAATGGCGCGGCCTGTTTCGTCAGCTTATTGCCAGGGGCTACATCGCCGTGGATGTTCAGGGCCACGGTAGCCTGCAGCTCACCGAAAACTGCCGTCCGGTGTTGCGTGGCGAGGAGAAACTTCTGCTCCGCAAGGAGCGCAAGCCCACCCGAAAGCGTTCGCGAACCGAAAAGCCCGCCACCCGCTTTACCGACGAGTCGGACCGCCGCCTGTGGGCCGCGCTGCGCGAGCGGCGTCGCGAACTGGCTGCAGAGCAGGGCGTGCCACCCTACGTGGTCTTTCATGATGCCACGCTGGTGGAAATGGTCACGGAGCGACCCACCGATCGCAAGGAACTGTTTGAAATCCAGGGCGTCGGCGAGAAGAAAATCGAGGCGTATGGGGAGGCATTTCTCAAGGTGATTCGGCAGCACCTTGCCGCCGAAATCGACACCTGA
- a CDS encoding alpha/beta hydrolase yields MLFWPYIFIALLIGASIWAAPRVVRRAFRVPRHRERGTPADRDLSFETVEFPTERGKRLFGWFIPPRDEGPQPVMAVVHGWGGNAEFMLPLAPMLHEAGWGLLLFDARCHGNSDDDDFASMPRFAEDLENAVEWLKTRPEVDSVGIGLLGHSVGAAASLLLASRRDDITAVVSVAAFAHPAEVMRQMMAAKHIPYWPVGRWVLRYVEKAIGAGFEAIAPRNTITRVRCPVLLVHGDRDRTVPVGDVHELHARGGTHVELLVVPGANHFSIDRMLAHRSVLVDFLRSTAPKGDSSG; encoded by the coding sequence ATGCTGTTCTGGCCCTATATCTTCATTGCACTGTTGATAGGTGCTTCGATCTGGGCGGCACCGCGGGTGGTGCGGCGGGCCTTCCGGGTTCCCCGCCACCGGGAACGCGGAACGCCCGCCGATCGGGATCTCTCCTTCGAAACCGTCGAATTCCCTACCGAACGGGGCAAGCGTCTCTTCGGTTGGTTTATTCCTCCACGGGACGAGGGGCCGCAGCCCGTCATGGCGGTGGTGCACGGCTGGGGCGGCAACGCCGAATTCATGCTGCCGCTGGCTCCCATGCTCCACGAGGCGGGCTGGGGTCTCCTGCTGTTCGATGCGCGCTGCCATGGCAACAGTGATGATGACGATTTTGCCTCGATGCCGCGTTTCGCCGAAGATCTGGAGAACGCGGTCGAGTGGCTCAAGACCCGTCCCGAGGTCGATAGCGTGGGTATCGGCCTGCTGGGTCATTCGGTCGGGGCGGCTGCCAGCCTGCTGCTGGCCTCCCGTCGCGACGATATCACCGCGGTAGTCAGTGTGGCCGCCTTCGCGCATCCGGCGGAAGTGATGCGGCAGATGATGGCAGCCAAACACATTCCGTATTGGCCGGTGGGTCGCTGGGTTCTGCGTTACGTCGAAAAGGCGATCGGGGCAGGCTTTGAAGCTATTGCCCCGCGCAACACGATTACCCGGGTGAGGTGTCCCGTACTGCTCGTTCATGGGGACAGGGACCGTACGGTTCCGGTTGGCGATGTCCATGAGCTGCATGCCCGCGGTGGCACACATGTCGAACTGCTGGTGGTCCCGGGTGCGAACCACTTCTCCATCGATCGGATGCTGGCACACCGCAGTGTGCTGGTGGATTTCCTCAGGAGCACCGCCCCGAAGGGGGACAGCAGTGGTTGA
- a CDS encoding sensory rhodopsin transducer has translation MKPIGKRRWAIAEGYIPGSSTGPAPAMTSHETACILNAGDDEANIVITIFFSDRAPAGPYRFVVPPRCTRHIRFNNLDDPEPIPTDTDYASVIESDVPIVVQHTRLDSRQAELALLSTMAYGSD, from the coding sequence ATGAAACCGATCGGAAAACGGCGCTGGGCAATCGCCGAGGGTTATATACCCGGTAGCAGCACCGGTCCGGCACCGGCCATGACTTCGCACGAAACCGCATGCATCCTCAACGCAGGCGACGATGAGGCGAATATCGTGATAACCATCTTCTTCAGCGACCGAGCACCCGCCGGTCCCTATCGGTTTGTCGTGCCGCCCCGGTGTACCCGGCATATTCGTTTCAACAATCTCGACGACCCGGAGCCGATTCCCACCGACACCGACTATGCCAGTGTGATCGAATCGGATGTACCCATCGTCGTTCAACACACCCGACTCGACTCCCGACAGGCGGAGCTGGCACTGCTCTCGACGATGGCCTACGGCAGTGATTGA
- a CDS encoding FAD-binding and (Fe-S)-binding domain-containing protein translates to MEAQHRTVIDDLNVEGLITALRSTVSGDVKFDAGSRALYATDGSNYRQPPIGLVIPKSADDVVATIAACRRYRVPLLNRGCGTSLAGQCCNAAVVMDLSIHLNHILEINPEEKWARVEPGVILDNLREAAEEYQLTFAPDPATHTHNTLGGMIGDNSCGVHSMMGGRTADNVIELDIVTYDGLRMTVGATSDEELEAIIAEGKRRGRIYQELKQLVDQHAEEIRRRYPDIPRRVSGHSLDELLPEKGFNIARALVGTESTCVTVLEAKVRLVDSPPYRTLLVLGYPDVYAAGDHVPEIRQFGPLGIEGLDAGLIRDMWRSNLHLGSIPYLPQGRGWLLCEFGGWTKEEAIGTAERAKKTLESSSHSPEMYLYTDREEQNRVWEIRESGLGATAHVPGKKDTWPGWEDSAVPPEHVGDYLRALRYLFDKYGYECDLYGHFGQGCIHTRIDFDLRSRQGIEQYRKFAEEAADLVVSMGGSFSGEHGDGQARGELLPRMFGEELVEAMRRFKRIWDPTWKMNPGKVIDPYRMDENLRLGTDYNPPHLKTEFQLPEDRGDFANFALRCVGVGKCRREKGGTMCPSFMVTREEKHSTRGRARLLFEMVRGDVITNGWREETVKDALELCLACKGCKGECPVNVDMATYKGEFNYHYYKLRPRPLKHYAFGHLDIWSHWASKSPAIVNVLMHSAPLSGLAKWMIGIAPQRQLPRFAHQTFQAWFAKHETPNPIGLPVLLWPDTFNNYWFPEILKSAVQVLEAGGYRVMVPEKKVCCGRPLYDIGMLPRAKRLLKRNLRLLHNEITDGVPFIALEPACGATFIDELVNLFPDEPQAQRLARQTYSFAAFVQENSERFELPSLDSEALLHLHCNHKALQSTEPDVALLKAMGIRASMPTTGCCGMAGSFGFERDKYDLSVACGERVLLPEVRNSRDRLVITDGYSCREQIRQATGRRALHIAEVAQMALQKGISGTASSKSPEPFE, encoded by the coding sequence ATGGAAGCTCAACATCGGACCGTCATTGATGACCTCAACGTCGAAGGGCTAATCACTGCACTTCGCAGCACGGTTTCCGGCGATGTCAAGTTCGATGCAGGGAGCCGCGCCCTCTATGCCACCGATGGCTCCAATTACCGACAACCACCTATCGGATTGGTGATCCCGAAAAGCGCGGACGATGTGGTTGCAACGATTGCCGCCTGCCGCCGCTACCGAGTACCTCTGTTGAACCGCGGCTGCGGTACCTCTTTGGCCGGACAGTGCTGTAATGCTGCGGTGGTGATGGACCTTTCGATCCATCTGAACCACATACTGGAGATCAATCCCGAGGAAAAGTGGGCGCGGGTAGAGCCCGGCGTCATTCTCGACAACCTGCGCGAAGCCGCCGAAGAATACCAGCTCACCTTTGCACCGGACCCTGCCACTCATACGCACAACACCCTCGGTGGAATGATCGGTGACAACTCCTGCGGCGTGCATTCGATGATGGGGGGGCGAACGGCCGACAACGTTATCGAACTGGATATCGTTACCTACGATGGTCTGCGCATGACGGTCGGTGCTACTTCGGACGAAGAGTTGGAAGCCATTATCGCGGAGGGAAAAAGGCGCGGCAGGATCTATCAGGAACTCAAGCAGCTGGTGGATCAGCATGCGGAGGAGATCCGCAGGCGCTATCCCGATATTCCCCGACGTGTATCGGGACACAGCCTTGACGAATTACTCCCCGAAAAGGGATTCAATATCGCCCGCGCCCTGGTGGGTACGGAGTCCACCTGTGTCACCGTTCTGGAGGCCAAGGTCCGGCTGGTAGACAGCCCGCCGTACCGGACACTGCTGGTGCTCGGTTATCCCGATGTCTACGCCGCCGGTGACCATGTCCCTGAAATTCGTCAATTTGGACCGCTGGGTATCGAGGGTCTGGACGCTGGGCTGATCCGGGATATGTGGCGCTCCAATCTGCATTTGGGGTCCATTCCCTATCTGCCTCAAGGGCGTGGCTGGCTCCTGTGCGAGTTTGGCGGCTGGACAAAAGAGGAGGCGATAGGCACGGCCGAGCGGGCCAAAAAGACGCTGGAAAGCTCCAGCCATTCCCCGGAAATGTATCTCTACACCGATCGTGAAGAGCAGAACCGGGTGTGGGAAATCCGCGAATCGGGACTGGGAGCCACCGCACATGTGCCGGGAAAAAAAGACACCTGGCCCGGCTGGGAGGACTCCGCGGTACCGCCCGAGCACGTTGGGGACTATTTGCGAGCGCTGCGTTATTTGTTCGACAAGTATGGGTACGAATGTGACCTGTACGGTCACTTCGGTCAGGGCTGTATCCACACCCGCATCGACTTCGACCTGCGTTCCCGCCAAGGCATCGAACAGTATCGCAAGTTTGCCGAGGAGGCCGCCGACCTGGTGGTCAGCATGGGCGGTTCATTCTCCGGTGAACATGGCGATGGTCAGGCCAGGGGAGAGCTTTTGCCCCGTATGTTCGGTGAGGAGTTGGTTGAGGCGATGCGCCGTTTCAAACGTATCTGGGACCCCACCTGGAAGATGAATCCCGGTAAGGTGATCGATCCCTATCGGATGGATGAAAACCTGCGTCTTGGCACCGACTACAACCCGCCCCACCTGAAAACCGAGTTTCAACTACCGGAGGACAGAGGCGATTTCGCCAACTTTGCACTGCGCTGTGTGGGGGTCGGAAAATGCCGGCGGGAGAAGGGCGGTACCATGTGTCCGAGTTTCATGGTCACCCGTGAAGAGAAACACTCGACCCGTGGTCGCGCCCGGCTGCTGTTCGAGATGGTGAGAGGCGATGTGATCACCAATGGCTGGCGTGAAGAGACGGTAAAAGATGCGCTTGAACTCTGTCTCGCCTGCAAAGGCTGCAAGGGGGAGTGCCCTGTCAATGTGGATATGGCCACCTATAAAGGTGAATTCAATTACCACTACTACAAGCTTCGTCCGAGGCCGCTGAAGCATTATGCCTTCGGTCACCTGGACATCTGGTCGCACTGGGCCTCCAAATCCCCCGCAATCGTCAATGTCCTGATGCATTCAGCCCCGTTGAGTGGATTGGCGAAATGGATGATCGGGATTGCACCACAACGCCAACTCCCCCGTTTTGCGCACCAGACCTTTCAGGCCTGGTTTGCAAAACATGAAACGCCGAACCCGATCGGCCTTCCGGTTCTGCTCTGGCCCGATACTTTCAACAACTACTGGTTTCCCGAGATCCTGAAGTCGGCGGTCCAGGTCCTGGAGGCGGGCGGCTATCGGGTCATGGTACCGGAGAAGAAGGTCTGCTGCGGTCGGCCCCTGTATGACATCGGGATGCTGCCCCGGGCCAAGCGGCTGCTGAAGCGCAACCTTCGCCTGCTTCACAACGAGATCACGGACGGTGTTCCCTTTATCGCCCTGGAACCGGCTTGCGGTGCCACCTTCATCGACGAGCTCGTGAATCTGTTTCCCGACGAGCCGCAGGCCCAGCGTCTGGCCAGGCAAACCTATTCCTTCGCCGCCTTCGTGCAGGAAAATTCCGAACGCTTTGAGCTGCCGTCACTGGATAGCGAAGCGCTGCTGCACCTGCACTGCAACCATAAAGCCCTCCAGTCGACGGAGCCAGACGTGGCGTTGCTGAAAGCCATGGGGATCCGCGCATCGATGCCAACCACCGGGTGCTGTGGAATGGCGGGCTCGTTCGGTTTTGAAAGGGATAAATACGATCTGTCCGTCGCTTGTGGGGAAAGGGTGCTGCTGCCCGAAGTGAGAAACTCCCGCGACCGCCTGGTCATCACCGACGGCTATTCCTGCCGGGAGCAGATCCGCCAGGCCACCGGACGCCGCGCCCTGCATATCGCCGAGGTGGCGCAGATGGCGTTGCAAAAAGGTATTTCCGGAACGGCTTCGAGCAAGTCCCCGGAACCGTTCGAGTAA
- a CDS encoding enolase C-terminal domain-like protein, giving the protein MKDTAIRSVTVSAYTVPTDSPESDGTLAWDKTTLVLVELEAGGRVGIGYTYSGVATARLLQDKLIPLLEGVDALAIAARWWEMQVVVRNLGRFGLAAAAISAVDTALWDLKGKLLELPLVTLLGQYHADMMIYGSGGFTAYTHRELSSQLGGWAEQGLLAVKMKVGREPHRDAERVGCARDAIGSGVQLFVDANGAYARKQALEKAEVFSAHGVNWFEEPVSSDDLEGLRMVRDRAPSGLEVSAGEYGYVPVDFRRMLESGSVDVLQVDATRCMGISGFLRVTALSDAFHIPLSTHTAPALHLHPACATRGVRHMEWFHDHVRIERMLFDGFVEPARGRLRPDRSRPGLGLTFRHRDAERFAV; this is encoded by the coding sequence GTGAAGGATACGGCCATTCGAAGCGTGACGGTTTCGGCTTATACGGTGCCCACCGACTCGCCCGAATCCGATGGCACGCTGGCCTGGGACAAGACCACACTGGTTCTGGTGGAGTTGGAGGCTGGCGGCCGGGTCGGCATCGGTTACACCTATAGCGGAGTCGCTACCGCGCGATTGCTGCAGGACAAGCTGATCCCATTACTGGAAGGGGTCGATGCCCTGGCCATTGCGGCACGATGGTGGGAGATGCAGGTGGTGGTTCGCAATCTCGGCAGGTTCGGCCTGGCGGCAGCAGCGATCAGCGCTGTGGATACCGCACTCTGGGACCTTAAGGGGAAACTGCTTGAGCTCCCACTGGTGACACTGCTCGGCCAGTATCACGCGGACATGATGATCTACGGCAGCGGCGGGTTCACAGCCTACACCCACCGAGAACTGTCCAGTCAATTGGGCGGATGGGCAGAACAGGGGTTGCTCGCAGTCAAGATGAAGGTGGGAAGGGAGCCGCACCGGGATGCTGAAAGGGTAGGTTGCGCTCGCGATGCGATTGGGTCCGGCGTCCAGCTCTTCGTCGATGCCAATGGAGCCTATGCCCGTAAACAGGCGCTGGAAAAAGCCGAGGTCTTTTCCGCTCACGGCGTCAATTGGTTTGAAGAGCCGGTCTCGTCGGATGACCTTGAAGGACTGCGGATGGTTCGCGATCGCGCGCCGTCGGGACTGGAAGTCAGTGCCGGTGAATACGGCTACGTCCCGGTCGATTTCCGTCGTATGCTGGAGTCCGGGTCGGTGGATGTGCTTCAGGTAGATGCCACGCGCTGCATGGGCATTAGCGGGTTCCTTCGGGTGACAGCGCTCAGCGATGCCTTTCATATTCCCCTCTCAACCCACACCGCACCAGCCCTGCATTTGCATCCGGCCTGCGCCACCCGCGGCGTCCGACACATGGAATGGTTTCACGACCATGTGCGAATCGAGCGCATGCTGTTCGACGGTTTTGTGGAGCCCGCGAGGGGAAGGCTGCGGCCCGATCGGTCACGGCCCGGCTTGGGATTGACGTTTCGTCACAGGGATGCGGAACGTTTCGCGGTCTGA